In a single window of the Anaerotruncus rubiinfantis genome:
- a CDS encoding uracil-DNA glycosylase has protein sequence MIEDFEALRQTVLSCKNCKLCETRHNVVFGVGNPQSKVMFIGEGPGENEDLQGEPFVGRGGQLLDKMLTHVGLSRNENVYIANMVKCRPPKNRDPEKDELEACIGYLRNQVHLIRPKIIVCLGRIAACAIIDPGFKVTKQHGEFYDRNGTLMMGTFHPAALLRNPGSKPAALEDFLKLREKLDSLPD, from the coding sequence ATGATCGAAGATTTTGAAGCCCTGCGACAGACCGTTCTTTCCTGCAAAAACTGCAAGCTCTGCGAGACCCGTCACAACGTCGTCTTTGGCGTGGGCAATCCGCAGTCAAAGGTGATGTTCATTGGGGAAGGCCCGGGCGAAAATGAGGATTTGCAGGGCGAGCCGTTTGTCGGCCGCGGCGGACAGCTGCTCGACAAGATGCTCACCCATGTCGGCCTCTCACGCAATGAAAACGTCTATATTGCCAACATGGTCAAATGCCGCCCGCCCAAAAACCGCGACCCGGAAAAGGACGAGCTCGAAGCCTGCATCGGCTATCTGCGCAACCAGGTGCATCTGATCCGCCCAAAAATCATCGTCTGCCTGGGCCGGATCGCGGCCTGCGCGATCATCGACCCAGGCTTCAAGGTCACCAAGCAGCACGGCGAGTTCTACGACCGAAACGGTACTCTGATGATGGGCACCTTCCACCCGGCGGCCCTGCTGCGAAACCCGGGCAGCAAGCCCGCCGCACTTGAAGAT
- a CDS encoding PduL/EutD family phosphate acyltransferase yields MAGKFIVETSARHVHVTEQDLETLFGKGAKLTPKKDLSQPGQYACVERVDVVGPKKTISGVSILGPTRPATQIEVSLTDARTLGVSAPVRESGDIAGSAGCKLVGPCGEVELKEGLIAAKRHIHLTPEAAAELGVKDKEIVSVKVDPASRPLVFGDVVVRVSEKFSPAMHIDTDEANAAGCAGEVWGEVVR; encoded by the coding sequence ATGGCAGGAAAATTTATTGTTGAAACTTCCGCGCGGCATGTTCACGTGACAGAGCAGGATCTGGAAACTCTGTTCGGCAAAGGAGCCAAATTGACCCCGAAAAAGGATCTTTCCCAGCCTGGACAGTATGCGTGCGTCGAGCGCGTTGATGTGGTTGGCCCCAAGAAAACCATCTCCGGCGTTTCGATCCTCGGACCGACCCGCCCGGCAACCCAGATCGAAGTTTCCCTCACCGATGCCAGAACCCTCGGCGTGAGCGCGCCGGTTCGTGAATCGGGCGATATTGCCGGAAGCGCTGGCTGCAAGTTGGTCGGCCCGTGCGGCGAGGTCGAGCTCAAAGAGGGCCTGATCGCGGCCAAACGCCATATCCACCTTACCCCGGAAGCTGCCGCCGAACTTGGCGTCAAGGACAAGGAGATCGTTTCGGTCAAGGTTGATCCGGCTTCCCGCCCGCTCGTTTTCGGAGATGTCGTCGTGCGCGTCAGCGAGAAATTCTCTCCGGCAATGCACATCGATACCGACGAGGCCAATGCCGCTGGCTGCGCTGGCGAAGTCTGGGGCGAAGTCGTAAGATAA
- a CDS encoding helix-turn-helix domain-containing protein — MIYPRVKELRLEKGLTQRQAASAAGVSLSAYRRMETTGHIYDYELVQLSIFYDVPTDYILNRTDQREIHRARSAI, encoded by the coding sequence ATGATTTATCCACGAGTCAAAGAATTACGATTGGAGAAAGGGCTGACGCAAAGGCAGGCTGCCAGCGCGGCCGGCGTTTCGCTGTCCGCGTACCGCAGAATGGAAACCACGGGGCACATTTACGACTATGAGCTGGTGCAGCTTTCGATTTTTTACGATGTTCCCACAGATTACATCCTTAACAGAACCGACCAACGGGAAATTCATCGAGCGCGGAGCGCAATTTAA
- a CDS encoding helix-turn-helix domain-containing protein, which yields MLIRRIKDLRVDSDMKQKELAEYLNVTQSTYSDYENGNINVPIEQLIRICDFYKVSLDYLVGRTDKR from the coding sequence ATGCTAATTAGACGAATCAAAGACTTACGAGTCGATTCAGACATGAAACAAAAAGAGCTTGCGGAGTATTTGAACGTAACGCAGAGCACATATTCTGATTACGAGAATGGAAATATCAATGTGCCAATTGAGCAGTTGATCCGAATTTGTGACTTTTACAAGGTTTCATTGGATTATTTGGTAGGACGTACAGATAAGCGCTGA
- a CDS encoding response regulator transcription factor has translation MDSKILIAEDEAKIRQLVASYLVREGFKVIEAADGEQAIEKFENNEDVVLVMLDVMMPKKDGYDACREIRGRSDVPILMLTARDSEHDEVQGFRMGADEYISKPFSPTILVTRVKNLLKRTTVNDMSDVEAGGVKILYRERTVTVDGEKIITTPKEFDLLYYLLKNVNIVLTRDQILCTVWDMDYNGDDRTVDTHIKCLRAKLGKYAKNIVTVRKVGYKFEWLE, from the coding sequence ATGGACAGCAAAATTTTGATTGCAGAAGACGAAGCGAAAATCCGCCAGCTCGTGGCGAGCTACCTGGTGCGGGAGGGTTTCAAGGTAATTGAAGCCGCGGACGGGGAACAGGCGATTGAAAAGTTCGAGAACAATGAGGATGTTGTGCTGGTCATGCTGGACGTTATGATGCCGAAAAAGGACGGCTATGACGCCTGCCGGGAGATTCGGGGCCGGTCGGACGTGCCGATCCTCATGCTGACTGCCCGTGACAGCGAACATGACGAAGTACAGGGTTTCCGGATGGGTGCGGATGAATATATCTCCAAGCCGTTTTCCCCGACCATTCTGGTGACAAGGGTAAAAAACCTGTTAAAGCGCACCACGGTCAACGACATGAGCGATGTGGAGGCCGGCGGGGTAAAGATCCTGTACCGGGAACGTACTGTGACGGTCGACGGGGAGAAAATTATCACCACACCGAAGGAATTTGACCTGCTTTATTACCTGCTGAAAAATGTGAATATTGTCCTTACGCGGGATCAGATCCTGTGTACAGTATGGGATATGGATTACAACGGAGACGACCGCACGGTTGACACACATATCAAATGCCTGCGCGCAAAGCTCGGAAAGTACGCCAAAAATATCGTGACCGTACGAAAGGTTGGTTACAAATTTGAGTGGCTGGAATAA
- a CDS encoding sensor histidine kinase: protein MSGWNKWSVKRKLFSVILLILILNVIILLVMGSSLFEGFYQTNKLYELRENARDIQTAYQKNSDEIYEVLSRTESKNTEVMLLSLSGDGKLQIDYHSRNQWDNPPLGVPLPPEIEKKIQERETMLLERIKRTGMDFLIETGGENGKRTGWEGKKTEGQDDKYKEDSLSLSVRLDDNVFLYIQTPRGYIKSTADLAVKYTALLSIAILLCGSVVIYFVVGRITKPLSRIQEVAGQISKLDFSQKCEARGGDEISMLAASINRMSDDLQQAVDQMREANAVLQSDLVRQQQTDRMRQQFVANVSHDFKTPLTLMISYAEALREDENLSDADREYCEIIVSEGNKLSRMVGKLLGLSKLESGIDKVEYSFFCLSEVVDAVIYNHTILTEKRGIEVRQELEDAFIVTADFAKIEQVVTNLFENAAKYVPDGGRVLVTAKRIENRCRVAVENSGNPISEEDIGSLFDSFYRADKSRTTGDSYGLGLAIVKVIMEAHHQAYGVENTETGVRFWFELELADFDDEEDAEEADEESADV from the coding sequence TTGAGTGGCTGGAATAAATGGAGCGTCAAACGTAAGCTTTTCTCGGTCATTTTGCTTATTTTGATTTTAAATGTTATCATTCTTCTTGTGATGGGGTCTTCGCTGTTTGAAGGGTTTTACCAGACCAACAAGCTCTATGAGCTGCGGGAGAATGCACGGGATATCCAGACGGCTTATCAGAAGAACAGCGATGAAATTTATGAGGTGCTCAGCCGGACGGAAAGCAAAAACACCGAGGTGATGTTGCTTTCGCTCAGTGGGGACGGCAAGCTTCAGATCGATTACCATTCCCGCAACCAGTGGGACAATCCGCCGCTTGGCGTGCCGTTGCCGCCGGAGATTGAAAAAAAGATCCAGGAGCGGGAAACGATGCTGCTCGAACGGATCAAGCGCACCGGGATGGATTTTCTGATCGAAACGGGCGGTGAAAACGGTAAGAGAACGGGCTGGGAAGGGAAAAAAACAGAAGGCCAGGATGACAAATATAAAGAGGATTCACTGAGTTTGTCGGTCAGACTGGACGACAATGTTTTTCTTTACATCCAGACGCCGCGCGGATATATCAAATCGACCGCCGACCTCGCGGTGAAATATACCGCGCTGCTTTCGATTGCGATTCTGCTGTGCGGTTCGGTGGTGATCTATTTTGTAGTTGGGCGGATTACAAAGCCGCTCAGCCGGATTCAGGAGGTTGCGGGCCAGATTTCCAAACTCGATTTCTCCCAGAAATGCGAAGCGCGCGGCGGAGATGAGATTTCCATGCTCGCGGCGAGCATCAACCGGATGTCGGACGACTTGCAGCAGGCGGTCGACCAGATGCGGGAAGCAAACGCGGTGCTGCAAAGCGACCTTGTCCGCCAGCAGCAGACAGACCGGATGCGCCAGCAGTTTGTGGCGAACGTCTCTCACGATTTCAAGACCCCGCTCACCCTGATGATCAGCTATGCGGAGGCGCTGCGGGAGGATGAGAACCTTTCGGATGCCGACCGGGAATACTGTGAGATCATCGTCAGTGAAGGCAACAAGCTCTCGCGGATGGTGGGCAAACTGCTTGGGCTGTCGAAACTTGAAAGCGGCATCGATAAGGTGGAATATTCCTTTTTCTGCCTGAGCGAAGTGGTGGATGCGGTCATCTATAACCACACGATTCTCACCGAAAAGCGCGGCATCGAAGTCCGGCAGGAACTGGAGGACGCCTTCATTGTCACGGCGGACTTTGCTAAAATCGAACAGGTGGTGACCAACCTGTTTGAAAATGCGGCCAAATACGTGCCGGACGGCGGCCGGGTCCTGGTGACGGCAAAAAGAATCGAAAACCGCTGCCGCGTCGCGGTGGAAAACAGTGGGAATCCGATCAGTGAGGAGGATATCGGCAGCCTGTTCGACAGTTTCTACCGCGCGGACAAGTCCCGCACGACGGGCGACAGCTACGGGCTGGGGCTTGCGATCGTTAAAGTGATTATGGAAGCGCATCATCAGGCCTACGGCGTGGAGAACACCGAAACCGGGGTCCGGTTCTGGTTTGAGTTGGAACTGGCGGATTTCGACGATGAGGAAGATGCCGAAGAGGCGGATGAAGAAAGCGCGGACGTGTAA
- a CDS encoding sodium-dependent transporter: MAEMKNSGEFATKIGFVMASVGSAVGMGNIWMFPYRVGQYGGAAFLIPYFLFVALFGWVGLSGEFGLGRLTGTGPIGSYDYAMKSRGKRGGKFLGAIPLFGSLGIAIGYSIVVGWVLRSMFGSLTGAMLDSDAGEFFAQMTGPFGSVPWHLAVIVITVLVLACGAVEGIEKVNKVMMPSFFILFLIIAVRVAFLPGAAEGYAYLLIPHWEQLLRPETWIMAMGQAFFSLSITGSGMIIYGSYLSKKEDIVHSSGLTAALDTVAALIAGFAIIPAVFAFGLDPQKGPPLLFITLPKVFAQMPAGRLFAVLFFLSVLFAGITSLVNMFEVVGEAVQRHLRLARVPAMLLVGAVAFAVGVFIEYEPYMGRWMDMITIYVVPAGAVLGAVMIYWVLGLPKIRAELMRGRSKPLGKAFDFCAKYLYVLLAAAVVAFSVIYQGIG; the protein is encoded by the coding sequence ATGGCGGAAATGAAAAACAGCGGTGAATTTGCAACCAAGATCGGCTTTGTCATGGCATCGGTGGGGTCGGCAGTCGGCATGGGCAACATCTGGATGTTCCCATACCGGGTCGGGCAGTATGGCGGCGCGGCGTTTCTGATTCCCTATTTTCTGTTTGTGGCGCTGTTCGGCTGGGTGGGGCTCTCGGGCGAATTCGGCCTTGGACGGCTCACGGGAACCGGACCGATCGGTTCGTACGACTATGCGATGAAGTCCCGCGGCAAGCGCGGCGGCAAATTTTTAGGGGCGATTCCACTGTTCGGCTCGCTCGGTATCGCGATCGGGTATTCGATCGTGGTAGGCTGGGTCCTGCGTTCGATGTTCGGATCGCTGACCGGCGCGATGCTCGATTCCGACGCGGGTGAATTTTTTGCCCAGATGACCGGCCCTTTTGGCAGTGTCCCGTGGCATCTGGCGGTGATCGTGATCACCGTGCTGGTGCTTGCCTGCGGCGCGGTGGAGGGGATCGAAAAGGTCAACAAGGTCATGATGCCTTCCTTCTTCATCCTGTTTTTGATCATCGCGGTACGGGTGGCGTTCCTGCCCGGCGCGGCGGAGGGCTACGCCTATCTGCTCATCCCGCACTGGGAACAACTGCTGCGGCCTGAGACCTGGATCATGGCGATGGGGCAGGCGTTCTTCTCCCTTTCGATCACCGGTTCCGGCATGATCATCTACGGCAGCTACCTTTCCAAAAAGGAGGACATTGTCCATTCGTCCGGCCTTACGGCGGCGCTCGACACGGTCGCGGCGCTGATTGCGGGATTTGCGATCATTCCGGCGGTTTTTGCGTTTGGGCTCGACCCGCAGAAGGGACCGCCGCTGCTCTTCATCACCCTTCCCAAAGTGTTTGCACAGATGCCTGCGGGGCGGCTGTTCGCGGTGCTGTTCTTTTTGTCGGTGCTGTTCGCGGGGATCACTTCGCTCGTCAATATGTTCGAGGTGGTCGGGGAAGCGGTGCAGCGTCATCTGCGTTTGGCGCGTGTCCCGGCGATGCTGCTGGTGGGCGCGGTGGCCTTCGCGGTCGGCGTCTTTATTGAATATGAGCCGTACATGGGCAGATGGATGGATATGATCACGATCTATGTGGTGCCCGCGGGCGCGGTACTCGGCGCGGTGATGATCTACTGGGTGCTGGGCCTGCCGAAAATTCGGGCGGAACTGATGCGCGGGCGTAGTAAGCCCCTCGGGAAAGCGTTCGATTTCTGTGCGAAATATCTGTATGTTTTGCTCGCGGCGGCGGTGGTGGCGTTCAGCGTCATCTATCAGGGGATCGGATGA
- a CDS encoding cytidylate kinase-like family protein — protein MAKRTVITIGREFGSGGREIGKKLADELGIAFYDKELLEIAAQESGICRELFESNDEKPVSSLLYSLSVNPYSVGNIAGASNIPLTQKLFLAQFETIQKLAKKSDCVIVGRCADYALRGDPDCINVFIHAPLGYRVARIKELHELSSNEAKDLIVKTDKKRAAYYNAYSDKKWGETANYHLAIDSSVIGGDNAVELIKQFAGMRQDAR, from the coding sequence ATGGCAAAACGGACGGTCATCACCATCGGAAGGGAGTTCGGCAGCGGCGGCCGCGAGATCGGCAAAAAGCTGGCGGATGAGCTGGGAATCGCGTTCTATGACAAGGAGCTGCTGGAAATCGCCGCGCAGGAAAGCGGCATCTGCAGGGAACTGTTTGAAAGCAACGATGAAAAACCGGTCAGCAGCCTGCTCTACTCGTTGTCGGTCAATCCCTATTCGGTCGGAAACATCGCGGGTGCGTCCAACATCCCGCTTACCCAGAAACTGTTCCTCGCCCAGTTCGAAACAATCCAGAAGCTGGCGAAGAAATCCGACTGCGTCATCGTGGGCCGGTGCGCCGACTATGCTCTGCGCGGTGACCCGGACTGCATCAACGTGTTCATCCATGCGCCGCTGGGATACCGGGTGGCGCGGATCAAAGAGCTGCACGAGCTTTCTTCGAACGAGGCGAAGGATCTCATTGTCAAAACAGACAAAAAGCGCGCGGCCTATTACAATGCCTATTCGGACAAAAAATGGGGTGAAACGGCCAACTACCATCTTGCCATCGACAGCAGCGTAATCGGTGGGGACAACGCGGTTGAACTGATCAAACAGTTTGCCGGGATGCGCCAGGACGCCCGTTGA
- a CDS encoding DUF3006 domain-containing protein, with product MITGDFANRYTVDRFEGGFAVCLNEENVQREVPLLLLPEEVREGDVLILEYGMWRIDEDETAARRERIEKKLESLWED from the coding sequence ATGATCACAGGCGATTTTGCAAACCGGTACACGGTTGACCGTTTTGAGGGCGGATTCGCGGTCTGCCTGAACGAGGAGAACGTCCAGCGGGAGGTGCCGCTTTTGCTGCTCCCGGAGGAGGTGCGCGAGGGCGACGTGCTGATCCTCGAATACGGCATGTGGCGGATCGACGAGGATGAGACCGCCGCCCGCCGTGAGCGGATTGAAAAGAAGCTCGAAAGCCTCTGGGAAGACTGA
- a CDS encoding cation diffusion facilitator family transporter, with protein sequence MIRLLVRLFIKDSNRTEDPAVRGAFGVLAGGVGIFLNLCLFGAKFAAGMLTASIAIMADAFNNLSDAGSSVVTLVGLKMAGMPADSEHPFGHGRIEYLTGLAISMAILLVGFELLRSSFGKILRSEEVLFRPLSFAILVVSILVKVWMCYFNRTLGNMINSTAMKATSADSLTDAVATAAVALGVLFTRFTGINIDGWIGMLVAAFILYSGFTTARDSLSPLLGQAPDTALVREIEDTVRSHPEVIGVHDLIIHDYGPGRRIVSLHAEVPCNMDILAMHDAIDLIELELRHKFNCDVTIHMDPVATDDKVTAAVRGQVEEMVKRIDPALSIHDFRMVQGMTHTNLIFDVSVPHRFHLSDKQVADRVRDGVQFLSEKYYAVIRVEQSFV encoded by the coding sequence ATGATTCGATTATTGGTACGGCTTTTTATCAAGGATTCCAACAGGACGGAGGACCCCGCTGTGCGGGGGGCGTTCGGCGTGTTGGCCGGCGGCGTGGGGATTTTTTTAAACCTGTGCCTGTTTGGCGCGAAATTTGCCGCGGGCATGCTGACCGCGTCGATTGCAATCATGGCCGACGCGTTCAATAACCTTTCGGACGCGGGCTCATCGGTGGTGACGCTGGTCGGCCTTAAAATGGCGGGAATGCCGGCTGACAGCGAGCATCCGTTCGGCCACGGACGGATCGAATACCTGACCGGCCTTGCGATCTCAATGGCCATTCTGCTGGTCGGGTTCGAGCTGCTGCGCAGTTCGTTTGGCAAGATCCTGCGGTCGGAAGAAGTGCTGTTCCGGCCGCTTTCGTTCGCAATCCTCGTTGTGTCGATCCTGGTGAAAGTCTGGATGTGTTATTTTAACCGCACGCTCGGCAATATGATCAATTCCACCGCGATGAAGGCCACCTCCGCCGACAGCCTCACCGACGCGGTCGCGACCGCAGCCGTTGCGCTCGGCGTACTGTTCACCCGCTTCACCGGCATCAATATTGATGGCTGGATCGGCATGCTGGTGGCGGCTTTCATTCTCTATTCTGGTTTTACCACCGCGCGCGACAGCCTGTCGCCGCTTCTGGGGCAGGCGCCGGACACCGCTTTGGTACGGGAAATTGAAGACACGGTCCGCTCTCATCCGGAGGTGATCGGTGTGCACGACCTGATCATCCATGACTATGGCCCGGGCCGGCGGATCGTTTCGCTGCATGCGGAGGTGCCCTGCAATATGGATATCCTCGCCATGCACGACGCGATCGACTTGATTGAACTGGAATTGCGCCACAAATTCAACTGTGACGTCACCATCCACATGGACCCGGTTGCGACCGACGACAAGGTCACGGCTGCGGTGCGCGGTCAGGTTGAGGAGATGGTCAAGCGGATCGACCCGGCGCTTTCCATTCACGATTTCCGGATGGTGCAGGGGATGACCCACACAAATCTCATTTTTGATGTGTCGGTGCCGCACCGTTTCCATCTCTCGGATAAGCAGGTGGCAGACAGGGTGCGCGACGGCGTGCAGTTCCTCAGTGAGAAATATTACGCGGTTATCCGCGTGGAACAGAGCTTTGTATAG
- a CDS encoding metal-dependent transcriptional regulator: protein MQESGENYLETILLLEDKNGTVRSIDIANELDYTKPSVSRAMRILRESGLITMDENGRILLTAAGREKANAIYERHRCLTRYLTITLGIDEALAARDACRIEHVISEETFAKVKEFVKNAI from the coding sequence ATGCAGGAATCCGGTGAGAATTATCTCGAAACAATCCTCTTGCTCGAGGATAAAAACGGCACCGTCCGTTCGATCGATATCGCAAACGAGCTGGACTACACCAAGCCGAGCGTCAGCCGCGCCATGCGCATCCTGCGGGAAAGCGGCTTGATCACAATGGACGAAAACGGCCGGATCCTGCTGACCGCCGCGGGACGGGAAAAAGCAAACGCCATCTACGAACGGCACCGCTGTCTCACCCGCTACCTCACCATCACCCTCGGCATCGATGAGGCGCTCGCCGCGCGGGATGCCTGCCGGATTGAGCATGTGATCAGCGAGGAAACCTTCGCCAAAGTCAAAGAATTTGTGAAAAATGCAATTTAA